A single Atopobiaceae bacterium DNA region contains:
- a CDS encoding TRIC cation channel family protein produces MLSFFTTLAPEVSALAIPVWLDLAAVVVGGINGVLTACDRKLDLVGAVGLSIVCGLGGGLIRDITMQTGHVYMLESPYAIVVAVICGIVVFYFHGAFSHIDHAIAWVDIISVGLFAALGTDKAVMYDLLPVNAVLMGTLTGVGGGMLRDIFLGDIPHIFRPSHLYALCAVSGSAVYYAAVVVGHLSKPWAVAACVIVTVALRTWSLRCDIKSPAGIDLTPKVVEPVRKARETLHSDTVSWHMGGPHNGAHSPADEKDPARKGR; encoded by the coding sequence GTGCTCTCCTTCTTCACCACCCTCGCGCCCGAGGTCAGCGCCCTTGCCATCCCGGTCTGGCTCGACCTCGCCGCCGTCGTCGTCGGCGGGATCAACGGCGTGCTCACCGCCTGCGACCGCAAGCTCGACCTCGTCGGGGCCGTCGGCCTCTCCATCGTGTGTGGCCTTGGCGGCGGTCTCATCCGCGACATCACCATGCAGACGGGCCATGTCTATATGCTCGAGTCTCCCTATGCCATCGTGGTAGCTGTCATCTGCGGCATCGTCGTCTTCTACTTCCACGGGGCGTTCTCGCACATCGACCATGCCATCGCATGGGTGGACATCATATCGGTGGGCCTGTTCGCGGCGCTCGGTACCGACAAGGCCGTGATGTACGACCTGCTTCCCGTGAATGCCGTCCTCATGGGCACCCTCACCGGCGTGGGCGGTGGCATGCTCCGCGACATCTTCCTCGGTGACATCCCCCACATCTTCAGGCCGAGCCACCTCTATGCCCTCTGTGCCGTGTCCGGCTCCGCGGTCTATTACGCGGCGGTCGTCGTCGGACACCTCAGCAAGCCTTGGGCCGTGGCGGCGTGCGTCATCGTCACCGTCGCGCTCCGGACATGGTCGCTGCGCTGTGACATCAAGTCACCCGCCGGCATCGACCTCACGCCCAAGGTGGTCGAGCCGGTCCGGAAGGCCCGGGAGACCCTCCACTCCGACACGGTCAGCTGGCATATGGGCGGTCCCCACAACGG
- a CDS encoding DUF4013 domain-containing protein — translation MQSSGFQNDRYFSRSWAMLTRDKGWVKPVLVLAVAWLVPVVGPLALLGYCLEWVRLTAWNVDSAPKQHDVRVGELIKSGWRGFVVALGWGVMIWLVGTVLGYLFSWNDGVQSFVRFCWSICTIFIAIVEVVAQIRATIYQDFKAGFRLDRIWQMVSHDFGGIARIAGIAVLGGLAVCAILLVMVVCFFISWVPTLITYGSQLSYLSYYSGSAMTAGIIQMVLSMLAGMAPVLVIGIFACAFVGILFELVVVNACGLWLRQFDVPAWGNSDAELPQGTLDVPATAATAPVPPEAPMAPVAPEQPVEPERPMPVDASMVPEQTAVPVSPTPTSGSQPTPAAESVAPAPEAPAQPTTPAPEAHADEQVTPIIVPPVPEQDATDEPGKSAASVDESDTSPSDAVAGTEGERPGESADAPDEG, via the coding sequence ATGCAGAGTTCCGGCTTCCAGAACGACAGGTACTTCTCACGCTCGTGGGCGATGCTCACGCGCGACAAGGGATGGGTGAAGCCCGTGCTCGTGCTGGCCGTCGCCTGGCTCGTACCGGTGGTGGGTCCGCTCGCCCTGCTGGGCTACTGCCTCGAATGGGTGCGACTCACCGCGTGGAACGTGGACTCCGCTCCCAAGCAGCATGACGTGCGCGTGGGAGAGCTCATCAAGTCAGGGTGGCGCGGCTTCGTGGTGGCCCTTGGCTGGGGCGTCATGATATGGCTCGTGGGCACGGTGCTCGGCTACCTCTTCTCGTGGAACGACGGGGTACAGAGCTTCGTGCGCTTCTGCTGGTCGATCTGCACCATCTTCATTGCCATCGTGGAGGTGGTGGCTCAGATCCGTGCCACCATCTATCAGGACTTCAAGGCCGGCTTCCGCCTGGACAGGATCTGGCAGATGGTGAGCCATGACTTCGGTGGCATCGCCCGCATCGCCGGCATCGCCGTCCTGGGCGGGTTGGCCGTCTGCGCGATCCTGCTCGTCATGGTCGTCTGCTTCTTCATCTCCTGGGTTCCCACGCTGATCACCTATGGCTCGCAGCTTAGCTATCTCTCGTATTACTCCGGCTCTGCCATGACGGCCGGCATCATCCAGATGGTGCTCTCCATGCTGGCAGGCATGGCGCCTGTCCTCGTCATCGGCATCTTCGCCTGCGCCTTCGTGGGTATCCTCTTCGAGCTCGTCGTCGTGAACGCCTGCGGCTTGTGGCTCCGTCAGTTCGACGTCCCGGCATGGGGCAACTCCGACGCCGAGCTTCCTCAAGGGACGCTCGACGTGCCAGCCACGGCGGCTACGGCACCTGTGCCCCCCGAGGCACCGATGGCCCCCGTCGCCCCTGAGCAACCTGTGGAGCCGGAGAGGCCCATGCCTGTGGATGCATCCATGGTCCCTGAGCAGACCGCGGTGCCCGTTTCCCCGACGCCGACCTCCGGGTCTCAGCCCACACCCGCCGCTGAATCCGTTGCCCCCGCGCCCGAGGCACCTGCGCAGCCGACCACACCTGCGCCCGAGGCCCACGCAGACGAGCAGGTGACCCCGATCATCGTCCCGCCCGTCCCCGAGCAGGACGCGACCGACGAGCCAGGGAAGTCTGCAGCATCCGTGGACGAGTCCGACACGTCCCCGTCTGATGCCGTGGCAGGTACCGAGGGCGAGAGGCCAGGAGAGTCGGCGGACGCGCCGGACGAGGGCTAG
- the rpsF gene encoding 30S ribosomal protein S6 → MKAYELLFFVDPSINEEARAGVMKRIDVAITDNGGQVDNVDNWGKRKLAYEIDNLAEGDYTLIDFHADPTQIQELDRVLRINDAVKRHMITARPDRQ, encoded by the coding sequence ATGAAGGCTTATGAACTGCTGTTCTTTGTCGATCCCTCTATCAATGAGGAAGCGCGCGCCGGCGTCATGAAGCGCATCGACGTCGCAATCACCGACAACGGTGGCCAGGTCGACAACGTCGACAACTGGGGCAAGCGCAAGCTCGCCTACGAGATCGACAACCTCGCTGAGGGTGACTACACCCTTATCGACTTCCACGCAGATCCCACGCAGATTCAGGAGCTCGACCGCGTCCTGCGCATCAACGACGCCGTCAAGCGCCACATGATTACTGCCCGTCCGGATCGTCAGTAG
- the ssb gene encoding single-stranded DNA-binding protein, which translates to MSINRVNISGNLTRDSELRQTQSGTAILRFGVAVNDRRKNNQTGEWEDYPNFIDCVMWGNRANALANYLKRGTKVALEGRLHWSSWEKDGVKRSKVEVYVDEVEFLSSRNAQQQSSQQTYAPQQPSYSAPAPAPAGAPEPQQAPAPVSAPPTDNVYDEDIPF; encoded by the coding sequence ATGAGCATCAACAGGGTGAACATTTCTGGAAACCTGACCCGCGACAGCGAGCTCAGGCAGACACAGTCAGGCACGGCAATCCTTCGCTTCGGTGTCGCCGTGAACGACCGTCGCAAGAACAACCAGACTGGTGAATGGGAAGACTATCCCAACTTTATTGACTGCGTCATGTGGGGCAACCGCGCCAATGCCCTTGCCAACTATCTCAAGCGTGGGACCAAGGTGGCCCTCGAGGGCCGTCTTCACTGGTCCTCTTGGGAGAAGGACGGCGTCAAGCGCAGCAAGGTCGAGGTCTACGTCGACGAGGTCGAGTTCCTGAGCTCACGTAACGCTCAGCAGCAGTCATCGCAGCAGACCTATGCCCCGCAGCAGCCCTCCTACTCCGCACCGGCCCCGGCACCCGCCGGCGCTCCTGAGCCCCAACAGGCTCCCGCACCTGTCAGCGCTCCTCCGACGGACAACGTCTACGACGAGGACATCCCGTTCTAA
- the rpsR gene encoding 30S ribosomal protein S18, whose protein sequence is MATEYQRQPRRKYCQFCKEDTEFIDYKDTQLLRKYMTDRGKIKPRRVTGACTQHQHKVAVAIKRAREMALLPYTVPVVSSRGGRGRDRDRS, encoded by the coding sequence ATGGCTACTGAGTACCAGCGTCAGCCGCGTCGCAAGTATTGCCAGTTCTGCAAGGAAGACACTGAGTTCATCGATTACAAGGACACTCAGCTCCTTCGCAAGTACATGACCGACCGTGGCAAAATCAAGCCCCGTCGTGTCACTGGCGCCTGCACGCAGCACCAGCACAAAGTCGCGGTCGCCATCAAGCGCGCCCGCGAGATGGCTCTCCTGCCCTATACCGTCCCCGTGGTCTCCAGCCGCGGTGGCCGTGGGCGCGACCGCGACCGTTCCTAA
- a CDS encoding DUF2232 domain-containing protein gives MSQETDTDNVANGSNDPGMGLARTDGGNVDRSPWLPVVVGITWCVLGGLLCGYALVLAGICMGYGLIVLTKGRSRAWWAAGVVACVASAVVACVFFSPNDLISGLVSCVVACLVAALASRGRMTLTLGAVLVGAVMAVLLGIDIAVPLMEGTDVLAVASQASSELASTLVSQMGVGYQSMASQIAQVMSVIWPVSYYLMALAFVAGSYLGAWLAGRRGTTEASTPAPVATFDMPRWPVIGLGVGIALVGASKVLTDQADVLLLLGVNLLLALRPLFAVQGLGVLSSLMGRWHLGCFLQVLLLFVAVDLEISFMVLSVFGLVDFWANFRHLDRGSGPGPKQIAE, from the coding sequence GTGTCACAGGAGACCGACACAGACAACGTCGCGAACGGGTCGAATGACCCGGGCATGGGGCTCGCACGGACGGACGGCGGAAACGTCGACCGCTCGCCATGGCTCCCTGTCGTCGTCGGCATCACGTGGTGCGTGCTGGGTGGTCTGCTCTGCGGGTATGCGCTCGTCCTGGCCGGCATCTGCATGGGATACGGGCTCATCGTCCTCACGAAGGGGCGTTCCCGTGCGTGGTGGGCGGCGGGCGTCGTCGCCTGCGTCGCGTCGGCCGTCGTGGCGTGCGTGTTCTTCTCGCCGAACGACCTGATCTCCGGCCTCGTCTCGTGTGTCGTGGCGTGCCTGGTGGCGGCGTTGGCATCGAGGGGTCGCATGACCCTCACGCTTGGCGCGGTCCTGGTCGGAGCCGTCATGGCGGTGCTCCTTGGCATCGACATCGCGGTGCCGCTCATGGAGGGCACGGACGTCCTCGCCGTGGCATCCCAGGCATCCAGCGAGCTTGCCAGTACGTTGGTGAGCCAGATGGGTGTCGGGTACCAGTCCATGGCCAGCCAGATCGCGCAGGTCATGTCGGTCATCTGGCCGGTGTCGTACTACCTCATGGCACTCGCCTTCGTGGCCGGCTCCTACCTTGGGGCGTGGCTGGCAGGGAGGCGTGGCACCACCGAGGCGTCCACGCCCGCGCCCGTCGCGACCTTCGACATGCCGCGCTGGCCCGTCATCGGTCTGGGCGTCGGCATCGCGTTGGTAGGGGCCTCGAAGGTCCTGACCGACCAGGCCGACGTGCTCCTGCTCCTGGGCGTCAACCTCCTGCTCGCGCTGCGGCCGCTCTTTGCCGTGCAAGGGCTCGGGGTGCTCTCCAGCCTCATGGGGCGATGGCATCTCGGCTGCTTCCTGCAGGTGCTTCTCTTGTTCGTCGCGGTGGACCTTGAGATCTCGTTCATGGTCCTGAGCGTTTTCGGTCTGGTGGACTTCTGGGCCAACTTCCGTCATCTCGATCGCGGGAGCGGTCCAGGACCCAAGCAGATCGCAGAGTAA
- the rplI gene encoding 50S ribosomal protein L9 translates to MKVILLGELRGKGGEGDVVDVAQGYAENCLFPKRLALPATPGNIKQLDERRHNIVKREDKRISTANEMKAALDGKTVTIDAKIGEEGQLFGSVTSTMIAEAVHEQLGVDVDRKRIGLNHAIKTAGRHEVMVNFYRDIEAKVTLQVGKPEAEAPEVEPEASDAEAEAPEVEPEAATDEAAAPEADQSTEAAE, encoded by the coding sequence ATGAAAGTCATCCTTCTGGGTGAGCTCAGGGGCAAGGGTGGAGAGGGAGACGTCGTCGACGTCGCCCAGGGCTATGCGGAGAACTGCCTGTTCCCCAAGCGCCTCGCCCTCCCCGCGACCCCCGGCAACATCAAGCAGCTCGACGAGCGTCGTCACAACATCGTCAAGCGCGAGGACAAGCGCATCTCCACAGCCAACGAGATGAAGGCCGCCCTCGACGGCAAGACCGTCACGATCGACGCGAAGATCGGCGAGGAAGGCCAGCTCTTCGGGTCTGTCACCTCGACCATGATCGCCGAGGCCGTCCACGAGCAGCTCGGCGTCGACGTCGACCGCAAGCGCATCGGTCTCAACCATGCCATCAAGACGGCAGGGCGCCACGAGGTCATGGTGAACTTCTACCGTGACATCGAGGCCAAGGTCACGCTCCAGGTCGGTAAGCCCGAGGCAGAGGCCCCTGAGGTCGAGCCTGAGGCTTCCGATGCCGAGGCAGAGGCCCCTGAGGTCGAGCCTGAGGCTGCGACCGACGAGGCTGCGGCTCCCGAGGCCGACCAGTCTACCGAGGCCGCCGAGTAA
- the dnaB gene encoding replicative DNA helicase has protein sequence MPQDVAAERSVLSAMILSQDVLQDALVELDEKDFYLPSNRAIYAALREMFDRNQPVDPVSLADYLNSQGQLERVGGRAYLLDLSNDTFSLAGWRHHAEMLRRDSLLRNIIEASAEVCAVAFDAPEDTKEVVDKAEKLILDVTDREVANSYSTIDQVMDELYTDLSKMCEDQSHTFGVNTGFKGIDDKLLGLRPGQMVVIGARPGVGKTSFALNLVTQAAAAGASVAFFSLEMSKVEIAQRLLSSYAKIDLQQIRAANIHAEDWTRILDATRDLAQLDIMIDDTPGITVTEIRAKARRMLHEKEHGIVVVDYLQLLSPPPGRRSDSRATEVSEMSRGIKIMAKDLGVPVVALSQLNRGVENRTSRGGMSKRPQLSDLRESGSIEQDADIVILLDRSMTDEEAERDDRPDAGVTEFIIAKNRSGPLGIVELTFLPNSTKFVEVEKHFDE, from the coding sequence ATGCCGCAGGACGTCGCAGCCGAGCGCTCGGTGCTCTCGGCCATGATCCTCTCGCAGGACGTCCTCCAGGATGCCCTTGTCGAGCTTGACGAGAAGGACTTCTACCTCCCGTCCAACCGTGCCATCTATGCGGCCCTCCGTGAGATGTTCGACCGCAACCAGCCGGTCGACCCCGTCTCGCTGGCCGACTACCTTAACTCCCAGGGCCAGCTCGAGCGCGTCGGCGGCAGGGCCTACCTGCTCGACCTCAGCAACGACACCTTCTCCCTCGCCGGCTGGCGGCACCATGCCGAGATGCTGCGTCGCGACTCGCTCCTGCGCAACATCATCGAGGCCTCCGCCGAGGTCTGCGCCGTCGCCTTCGATGCCCCCGAGGACACCAAGGAGGTCGTCGACAAGGCCGAGAAGCTCATCCTCGACGTGACCGACCGCGAGGTGGCCAACTCCTACTCCACGATCGACCAGGTCATGGACGAGCTCTACACCGACCTCTCGAAGATGTGCGAGGACCAGTCGCACACCTTCGGAGTGAACACCGGGTTCAAGGGGATCGACGACAAGCTCCTCGGCCTGCGCCCTGGCCAGATGGTCGTCATCGGTGCCCGTCCTGGCGTCGGCAAGACCTCGTTCGCGCTCAACCTCGTCACGCAGGCGGCGGCGGCTGGGGCCTCCGTGGCGTTCTTCTCGCTCGAGATGAGCAAGGTCGAGATCGCGCAGCGCCTGCTGTCCTCGTATGCCAAGATCGACCTGCAGCAGATCCGAGCGGCCAACATCCACGCCGAGGACTGGACGCGGATTCTCGATGCCACCCGTGACCTCGCTCAACTCGACATCATGATCGATGACACGCCGGGTATCACGGTGACCGAGATTCGTGCCAAGGCCCGCCGGATGCTCCATGAGAAGGAGCATGGCATCGTGGTCGTCGACTACCTGCAGCTCCTGAGCCCTCCTCCGGGAAGGCGCTCCGACAGCCGCGCCACGGAGGTCTCGGAGATGAGCCGTGGCATCAAGATCATGGCCAAGGACCTCGGCGTTCCCGTCGTCGCGCTCTCGCAGCTCAATCGTGGCGTCGAGAATCGTACCAGCCGTGGCGGCATGAGCAAGCGCCCCCAACTCTCAGACCTGCGCGAGTCGGGCTCCATCGAACAGGACGCCGACATCGTCATCCTCCTCGACCGCTCCATGACCGACGAGGAGGCCGAGCGTGACGACCGTCCCGATGCGGGCGTGACCGAGTTCATCATCGCCAAGAACCGTTCGGGTCCGCTCGGCATCGTCGAACTGACCTTCCTTCCCAACTCCACCAAGTTCGTCGAGGTCGAGAAGCACTTCGACGAGTAG
- a CDS encoding adenylosuccinate synthase has product MPATVLVGTQWGDEGKGKVTDLISGDFDCVCRYQGGANAGHTVIANGHKFGLHQVPSGVMYEGVTPVIGNGCIVDPKVLLDEMDMLESQDVSCELLKISGNAHIVMPYHMDLDGANERRLGKNLIGTTHRGVGPCYQDKMGRTGLRIQDMLDEKIFRQKLEAALVEKNAILEKVYGMPTYTVDQICETYLPYAERLKPHIVESSKLLNDMLAEGDNILFEGAQATMLDIDHGTYPFVTSSNCTAGGAVTGSGVGPTNIGRVLGIAKAYLTRVGSGPFPTELPQGDPIGDKLGEVGHEYGVTTGRKRRCGWYDAVVVNYAARVNGLTDLAVTKLDVLGCLDTIKVCTAYECDGVRYTTVPEHQSVFYHAKPVYVEMPGWKCDISDCRNYYDLPREAKDYLDLIEQLSDVRVSIVAVGPDREQTINRHWK; this is encoded by the coding sequence ATGCCTGCAACGGTTCTGGTCGGTACTCAGTGGGGCGACGAGGGCAAGGGCAAGGTGACTGACCTCATCTCCGGTGACTTCGATTGCGTCTGCCGCTACCAGGGCGGTGCCAATGCCGGGCACACGGTCATCGCGAACGGGCATAAGTTCGGCCTCCACCAGGTCCCCTCGGGCGTCATGTATGAGGGCGTCACGCCGGTCATCGGCAACGGCTGCATCGTCGACCCCAAGGTCCTTCTCGACGAGATGGACATGCTCGAGTCCCAGGACGTCTCGTGCGAGCTCCTCAAGATCTCGGGCAACGCGCACATCGTGATGCCCTATCACATGGACCTCGACGGGGCCAACGAGCGTCGCCTCGGCAAGAACCTCATCGGCACCACGCACCGCGGCGTCGGTCCCTGCTATCAGGACAAGATGGGTCGCACCGGCCTCCGCATCCAGGACATGCTCGACGAGAAGATCTTCCGCCAGAAGCTCGAGGCCGCGCTTGTCGAGAAGAACGCCATTCTCGAGAAGGTCTATGGCATGCCCACCTACACGGTGGACCAGATCTGTGAGACCTATCTGCCCTATGCCGAGCGTCTGAAGCCGCACATCGTCGAGAGCTCCAAGCTCCTGAACGACATGCTTGCCGAGGGTGACAACATCCTGTTCGAGGGCGCCCAGGCCACCATGCTCGACATCGACCATGGAACCTACCCGTTCGTCACGAGCTCGAACTGCACCGCGGGCGGTGCCGTGACGGGCTCGGGCGTGGGACCCACCAACATCGGGCGCGTCCTCGGCATCGCCAAGGCCTACCTCACGCGCGTCGGCTCGGGTCCGTTCCCCACGGAGCTCCCGCAGGGAGACCCCATCGGCGACAAGCTCGGCGAGGTCGGCCATGAGTATGGCGTGACCACCGGGCGCAAGCGCCGCTGCGGCTGGTACGACGCCGTCGTCGTGAACTATGCCGCCCGCGTGAACGGTCTCACCGACCTCGCGGTCACCAAGCTCGACGTGCTCGGCTGCCTCGACACCATCAAGGTCTGCACCGCCTACGAGTGCGACGGCGTCCGCTACACCACCGTGCCCGAGCACCAGTCCGTCTTCTACCATGCCAAGCCCGTCTACGTCGAGATGCCTGGCTGGAAGTGCGACATCTCCGACTGCCGCAACTACTACGACCTGCCGCGCGAGGCCAAGGACTACCTCGACCTCATCGAGCAGCTCTCCGACGTGCGCGTCTCCATCGTCGCCGTGGGCCCCGACCGCGAGCAGACCATCAACCGCCACTGGAAGTAG
- a CDS encoding DegV family protein — protein sequence MTEQGCQPERRFDIVTDAASDLSLAYLAAHDVAVVPMRIRLGGQDLADDADLFPAEFYERVASGKVQPTTSQPSPADVSRVYDKVIARGAKAILSVHVSGGLSETVSSATTAARDANKRVPCRVFDTATASAAEGLVVRAVVMERDRGASLEEALERADEVASHASLYFVAPSTSMYAAGRGFGLLARLSGSLPMLHVSKEGTVVRDALSPDLTDLTGRIARIMSKTAAQEGPLMYVEVAAGIPHLLEHLEKPLDTNEFESRCVAVETASPSVATHAGIGAVGIAFAPVRHLPVPNDAASKGETHV from the coding sequence ATGACCGAGCAGGGGTGCCAGCCGGAGCGTCGGTTTGATATCGTGACCGATGCGGCGAGCGACCTGTCGCTCGCCTACCTCGCCGCGCATGACGTGGCCGTGGTCCCCATGCGCATCCGATTGGGCGGTCAGGACCTTGCCGACGACGCCGACCTGTTCCCTGCCGAGTTCTATGAGCGGGTCGCATCCGGGAAGGTGCAACCCACGACCTCCCAGCCGTCCCCTGCCGACGTCTCGCGCGTCTATGACAAGGTGATCGCACGGGGCGCGAAGGCCATTCTGAGCGTGCATGTGTCGGGTGGGCTCTCCGAGACCGTCTCGTCGGCCACCACTGCAGCCCGCGATGCCAACAAGCGGGTCCCGTGCCGCGTGTTCGACACGGCGACCGCGAGCGCGGCCGAGGGCCTCGTGGTCCGGGCGGTCGTCATGGAGCGCGACCGCGGTGCGTCCCTCGAGGAGGCCCTCGAACGTGCCGACGAGGTCGCCAGTCATGCCTCGCTCTACTTCGTGGCGCCATCCACCAGCATGTATGCGGCTGGTCGTGGTTTTGGTCTGCTGGCGCGCCTCTCGGGGTCGCTTCCGATGCTCCATGTCTCGAAGGAAGGCACGGTCGTCCGGGATGCCCTGTCGCCCGACCTCACCGACCTTACCGGGCGCATCGCCCGCATCATGAGCAAGACGGCGGCCCAGGAGGGCCCCCTCATGTATGTCGAGGTCGCGGCTGGCATCCCACATCTGTTGGAGCATCTCGAGAAGCCCCTCGACACCAACGAGTTCGAGAGCCGATGCGTGGCGGTCGAGACGGCGAGCCCCTCCGTGGCGACGCATGCTGGCATAGGGGCCGTCGGCATCGCCTTCGCGCCCGTCCGCCACCTACCTGTCCCGAACGACGCCGCATCCAAGGGAGAGACCCATGTCTAG
- a CDS encoding DegV family protein, with protein MSSPHDFEIVTDSTCDIPLAELDGMGVAMVPLTVFVGERALLDEVEVKPEEFYDLMAASPELPHSSQPSPDMFGKAYADLEASGARRILVLTISQALSGTYNSASLAAEGSSADVRVVDTHLASMGHGMALKEAVRMRDAGESLEATIDHVRSFSAGLSSLFVPDTLDNLVKNGRCTKLAGFATSLFDIKVNLTLDDAGAIIPIHKARGARGAYQWIAHRLVRLMGEGAHVVVTFIQVRNRAGADQLLGAMRSAGLEVDVQGTYDCDPVIATHTGVGLVSVGVVAADAVYHANVKEDAGETSPAGGE; from the coding sequence ATGTCTAGTCCCCACGACTTCGAGATCGTCACCGACAGCACCTGTGACATACCCCTTGCCGAGCTCGACGGGATGGGGGTGGCGATGGTGCCGCTCACCGTCTTCGTCGGTGAGCGCGCGCTTCTCGACGAGGTCGAGGTCAAGCCCGAGGAGTTCTACGACCTCATGGCGGCCTCCCCCGAACTGCCGCACAGCTCGCAGCCGTCCCCCGACATGTTCGGGAAGGCGTATGCAGACCTGGAGGCCTCGGGCGCCAGGCGCATCCTCGTCCTCACCATCTCGCAGGCCCTCTCGGGGACCTATAACTCGGCGAGCCTTGCCGCCGAGGGCTCCTCTGCCGATGTCAGGGTCGTGGACACCCATCTGGCCTCGATGGGGCACGGCATGGCGCTCAAGGAGGCCGTCAGGATGCGTGATGCCGGTGAGTCGCTCGAGGCGACGATCGACCACGTGAGGTCCTTCTCGGCGGGACTCTCGTCGCTGTTCGTCCCCGACACCCTCGACAACCTGGTGAAGAACGGTCGCTGCACCAAGCTGGCCGGCTTTGCGACCTCGCTCTTCGACATCAAGGTCAACCTGACGCTCGACGATGCCGGTGCCATCATCCCCATCCACAAGGCCCGTGGCGCCCGAGGGGCCTACCAGTGGATAGCCCACCGTCTGGTGAGGCTGATGGGGGAGGGCGCCCATGTGGTCGTCACCTTCATCCAGGTGAGGAACAGGGCGGGTGCCGACCAGCTCCTCGGGGCCATGCGATCGGCCGGCCTCGAGGTCGACGTGCAGGGGACCTATGACTGTGACCCGGTCATCGCGACGCACACCGGTGTCGGTCTGGTGTCGGTGGGGGTCGTGGCCGCGGACGCGGTCTATCATGCGAACGTGAAGGAAGATGCCGGCGAGACCTCGCCGGCCGGAGGGGAGTGA
- the purD gene encoding phosphoribosylamine--glycine ligase — translation MTMSDSVIDILVLGAGGREHALLKKLAESPRAGRLWVAPGNGGMLSMAEAAPVDQDDPAAVADFATREHIGLVVIGPEVPLVDGVGDAVRAAGIPVFGPNADAAQMEGSKVFAKQVMEAAGVPTARYRSFTEESPAADYVRELGCACVVKADGLAAGKGVIVAANTDEALAGVHECFSGQFGAAGSTVVVEEFLKGPEVSLLALTDGTTLVPLASSQDHKRALEGDRGPNTGGMGVYSPVPFVTDAELAEMTNIEERVLAELTHEGIRYSGCLYGGFMLTKDGPKVLEFNARFGDPETQVVLPRMRGDLVEAFLACDAGTLDAADISWADDWAVSVVLTSAGYPGPYEKGKPIKGITDAERNPGVTVYHAGTALAADGTLVTAGGRVLDVTCVADTFEAARDGAYAACDLIDFEGKTLRRDIGLRALRGRDAWEV, via the coding sequence GTGACCATGTCAGACAGCGTCATCGACATCCTCGTGCTCGGAGCTGGCGGCCGCGAGCATGCCCTGCTCAAGAAGCTCGCCGAGAGCCCTCGTGCTGGCAGGCTCTGGGTCGCGCCCGGAAACGGAGGGATGCTCTCCATGGCGGAGGCGGCTCCCGTCGACCAGGACGACCCTGCTGCCGTGGCGGACTTCGCCACGCGCGAGCACATCGGCCTCGTGGTGATCGGTCCCGAGGTGCCCCTCGTCGACGGCGTCGGCGACGCGGTGCGCGCGGCGGGGATCCCGGTCTTCGGACCCAACGCCGACGCGGCTCAGATGGAGGGCTCGAAGGTCTTCGCCAAGCAGGTCATGGAGGCGGCTGGCGTCCCCACCGCGCGCTATCGCTCCTTCACCGAGGAGAGCCCGGCCGCAGACTATGTTCGCGAGCTGGGGTGTGCCTGCGTCGTCAAGGCCGACGGGCTGGCTGCCGGCAAGGGCGTGATCGTGGCGGCAAACACCGACGAGGCCTTGGCCGGGGTCCACGAGTGCTTCTCGGGACAGTTCGGCGCGGCTGGCTCGACCGTCGTGGTCGAGGAGTTCCTCAAGGGTCCTGAGGTGAGCCTCCTGGCCCTCACCGACGGCACGACGCTCGTACCCCTCGCGAGCTCGCAGGACCATAAGCGTGCCCTCGAGGGGGACCGAGGACCCAACACGGGCGGCATGGGCGTCTATTCGCCCGTCCCCTTCGTGACGGACGCCGAGCTTGCCGAGATGACGAACATCGAGGAGCGTGTCCTGGCCGAGCTCACCCATGAGGGCATCCGCTACTCGGGGTGCCTCTACGGCGGCTTCATGCTCACCAAGGACGGTCCCAAGGTCCTCGAGTTCAACGCCCGCTTCGGCGACCCCGAGACCCAGGTCGTGCTGCCGCGCATGCGCGGGGACCTGGTCGAGGCCTTCCTCGCCTGCGATGCCGGCACGCTCGACGCTGCCGACATCTCATGGGCAGACGACTGGGCGGTCTCCGTGGTGCTCACGAGCGCGGGCTATCCCGGTCCCTACGAGAAGGGCAAGCCCATCAAGGGCATAACGGATGCCGAGAGGAACCCCGGCGTGACCGTGTACCACGCGGGCACCGCGCTTGCGGCTGATGGCACGCTTGTGACGGCTGGGGGACGCGTGCTCGATGTCACCTGCGTCGCTGACACGTTCGAGGCCGCTCGCGACGGGGCCTATGCCGCCTGCGACCTCATTGACTTCGAGGGCAAGACGCTTCGTCGTGACATCGGGCTCCGCGCCCTGCGCGGACGCGACGCCTGGGAGGTGTAG